In Theobroma cacao cultivar B97-61/B2 chromosome 7, Criollo_cocoa_genome_V2, whole genome shotgun sequence, the genomic window GCAGCAGCTAATGGTATACTCTGTTCCTCATCTTATTTTCTGTTTATTGTTGTAAATTTGTGCATGTACCTCATCTCTTGAATTGTCTCTCTTTCTATGTCAAGTGAGTGGTTTTTTCAAGTACAGTCATGAGAATTTGGAGTTCTATTTTGCCAAATGAGATAAATTTCTTTCAATCTCTATTAGAATTTCGCTTCTTAGCTTTTTTTTGAACAAGGAATTTTAAATCATGTTCAAGGTCCAATGCTTTTTTGCAGTAGCACTTCCCTTCCTACTTCTGAGATTGGAACAAACACTACAATCTGGatttttaattagaattcTGTGCTTTGTTTGGCATAAAAAATGCAGCTAGATCGCAATGCCATATGAGATCTAAGGATGACATCATTTACCAGCCAGCCACAACGGTACCTGAGGGTGATATTGCTAATGTGTAGCATGCCTGAGTGCATGATTGGCAACAACACAGTCATGACCTAGGCTTTCTCCCAAATTAACCACAACTTTGATCTAGTGTATGCCAAACAAGACTTCATTGATTACTATGCAAGTGAAGGAATGAAGGCAAGTGAATTCTCATAAACCCGTGAAGATGTTGCTGCTCTCAAGAAAGACTATGAGGAAGCTGGAGCAGAAGGTGTGAAAGAGTAAGAAGGCAAGATTACCAAGCAAATGTTTCATGAAACAGCAGCTAATGGTCTACTCTGTTCCTAATCTCATTTTTACTTCATCGGCTGTTTATTGTTGTAAATTTGTCCATGTAATACATCCCTTGATTTGTCTCTCTTTCTATGTGAAGTGAGTGGTTTTTCAAGTACAGTTGTGAGAATTTGGAGTTTTGTGTTTTACAATGAGATGAATCTCTTTCAATGTCTATTAGAATTTGGTATCTTAGCTCTTCTCGGGACAAAGAACTTAAATACTCAGGTGATTTCAATATCAACTATACTTtgcatattttcataaaaagaaattgaatcaCAATGGATGGTTGTGGAATTTGTCCACAAGATGGTTCACTTAAACATTCTACCTCTGCTTGTGTAGTTTATATcgaaagggaaagaaagagtACAGAGAGGAGTTCTATGAGATAATCAGCTTATAACTATTTAGGACTAGTTTAACACTGTGATTGCGACTGAAAAAGTGCTGTAAAATGTCAATGCTTGGTACCAAGCCATGCATCAAATAACGTAGCATCTCACCTAAACCACCATCACTATCGCTCTTCTCAACAAGCGTCAGCTTTGCAGGAACTGATTTGTGTGATCTAACTCAGTAACAAATTCATCAGCAGTGGAGACTCCAGAGAAGTGTTATGAAGAAAAACGACTATTGTCTCTCAGCATAAAGAAATCCCCTGTCAGTGCTGTTTTAACATATAAAAGTGCAAGGTAGGTCAAGCTCGCATTTGTGGTTCAATGGAACCTATTCTCTACCATGTTAAGGAAAATCCCCCCTGTGGCAGCAGTAAGCCTTCCCAAGAAGTCATCTGTTTCTAAGAGAGAAGCAGCAGCAGAAATGGAAGCAAAAGGaggaaaacaagcaaaaataCAAAACCCAGGAAGGACAGGGTTACTGAAAAACATACAAATAAAAACACTTCTCATATATTGAAGTGTTACAAAGAGTTGAAAACTGGACCATGAGCATCAGCTAAGCCCCAGCAACAACCCTCCAAGCAAAAGGAGTGTATGGGGGAAAAATACAAGCaggttgttttcttttccaacCTTTCGTTTTGCCATGTTGATATGAATTCTGGAGAGCATTATGATGCCCTCAATCCTTTAAAAGATGATAGTATTATATCAATGGCAGTACCTCCTCATTATGTTACCTTCTCCACACCTCAAATTAAGAAAATCAAAGGcatcactgcagtgagatCAAGCTTTCAGACAAACATAAATGGCAAAGTTACATGCTGTCCTAATCAGTAAGAGATGTTTGCACACTATTGCTCTGGAATTTTGTCCTTCAAATATTTCAGCACAGCTTTGGTTCCCTTGTCCAAAATTGCCCTCCTGATGCTGCAAAATGAAGGTAAACAGAAAACCAGATACCAGTTCAAGAGTTAGGCTCTGTTAGAACAGAAACAGAAAACATGAAACTGAAATAAGTTCGGGAAACTTCAATGCTTCTCTGTTGAAGTATTTAAAGTTTTGACATTATCTACAGCTTAGAAGTAGTACTTTTTTTTCTGCATTATTTCTTTCTATCAATAACAAAACCACAAAGTTTATACAATGAAccacaaaatataaatttaaagaaaatacagcggtaattttcaaaatgcaACATACCTTCTCAAAGGATTTCCATCAAGTCTCAAAACCTGGAGGCTTGGTTCAAGCAAACCCTGGCGAAAAGAACCATTATCTAAGAACAGTGTAATGATATATAATCTGAAGAAAGACAACAGTAAAAGAAACCCACACACAACCAACAAAATCAGAAAGGTAGTACAGGGGTTTTCTAATTCTGACCAGCTCTGGAGGAAGTGCTGAAATGTTATTGTCAGACAAGTCCAGTTCAGTGAGAGATGTAAGGCTGTTAAGTCCCTGCAAATGAATCAACAAAAAGGGGTAAAGACTAAATTACAGTTGATGTGTCAAAAGATAGAACAACAGACAGAAAACGATTCACTGCAGGCCAACAATTAGCGACAACAACACAATGAAAACTGGTATATGTCTTATAACAAACTGTAACATGTTTAGGTCAATCCAGTATTGAGACACTGATTGATAATTATAGGCCATAACTACAAAGTGATATGACTATGAGAAGCATAATCATCTTCTTTAGCATGTGAAAGCCCTAGGTTGAAAGCTATAATTCTTTCCAGATGGGATTTATACAAACCACTGCACTCTAAGGATGAAGGAACACCAAATCAATTTCATCACTCAATAAATGACTGgaaaacaaattcaacttCACATAACTGTAAGAACATTCACATGTGATCAATAAAGAAACCAAGTAGTTATAGCAGTTATGTAGTGGATGTTACTACAAGAACCATTAGTGAAGACAGTTTATGCCAAATAATAAAGTCATGCAACAGATGCTAACAATCATACAAAACTTATTTGTATGCAGAACTCATAATAAGAGGCTCAGCCTAAAAGAATATCTAACCTCCGGGATTGATTGAAGGGAATTTTGGCCCAAGTCTAGGATTTGCAGTTGACATAAGCTCATTATCTCTGACAGGACTTCTCGAAGCTGCACTCGTCTGTCATGTCAACATAGAAGTAAGACAAATAGCAAATGTTGcacaaaaagcaaaaacataGATCATTTTGCAGAAATTACCGTGATAAACAAATCAATGCTTTTGTACTTTTGCAACTGAACATGCATCTCACTGTTTTCACTGCACTGACCTC contains:
- the LOC18593889 gene encoding plant intracellular Ras-group-related LRR protein 6, whose translation is MSLCQLQILDLGQNSLQSIPEGLNSLTSLTELDLSDNNISALPPELGLLEPSLQVLRLDGNPLRSIRRAILDKGTKAVLKYLKDKIPEQ